The DNA window gcctctgcctccagagtgctgggattaaaggtgtgcaccaccactgcccaggttctttctttctttcttttcctttctttctttctttctttctttctttctttctttctttctttctttctttctttcaacagTTTCTCAgtctgtagcccaagttggccttgaactcagagcaatccttctgcctcctcagcctcacaaatgctttttttttctttctttcttttcttctttttttctttctttctttctttctttccttttctttcctttcctttccttttttttttttttctttcaagacagggtttctctgtagctttggaatctgtcctggaactagctcttgtagaccaggctggtatcgaactcacagagatctgcctcctctgcctcctgagtgctgggattaaagtcgtacaccaccactgcccagcccaaatgctgggattagagttgtAGACTCCACCAGGCTCTCACATTCCAGGGTCTTCCAGTCCTGTGAGGAAGGAAGCCTAGACTATTGGTTCTTACTTAACCTGTAGGTCTCTACCCTTTGGGActatcggaaaacacagatatttacgtcacaattcataacagtagctaaATTATAGCAAcgaaaacaatttttttgttttgttttgtttttgagacagggtttctctgtgtaactttggagcctctcctggaacttgctctgtagatcaggctggcctcgaactcacagagatcctcctgtctctgcctcccaagtgctgggattaaaagtgttgcACCACCTGGCCCTAAATCAggctgagtcaggcagacacaGCCCGGAAGGGTCTAGCAGCTTCGTGAAGTGGGGCTAGGGCAAAGCCAGGCAAGCCAGGCCTAACAGCAGCCACAGGCAGTTGGTGACGCGTATATGGGGATGCCTTCCTATTCCTTCACTCCCAGGTCTCCTGAGCCAGTCCAGCAGGGCTCACACACAGGGAGAATAAAGAGCAGGAAACTAATGAGAAAGGACAAGGAGAGCCCAAggatgggaggctgggagggacAGATAGGAAGCAAGCACTTCCtcgggcatgtaccaccacacaccTCTTGACTTGGGTCTGACCCCAGCTAGATCCTGGTCCCCAAAGCTGACCTCACAAAGCTGGTGGCAGGAAGGAGCAGGGGTGACCAGAGGCAATACCATCAGGAGTTCTATagctaataaaataattaatccAGCGCTTCTGGCGCTGGTAACTCTAGGACCAGCcttgtctccctgcccccacttcaGGTTTCTGGATCTTCCCAGTTTCTATCACCCTTCCCCCAAGTCTCCTGGCTTCCCTTCTGCTGGCCAGCCCCCACAGCTTTCTCAACAGCCTCACCAAGGCCAACAACATGCAGCAAGGAAGTTCAAACCACACAGATTCCAGTCTGGAAAGGCCCTATATCCTAATAGTCTACACTAGTGGTGCTCAGCATTCCTAACGCTGcggctcctgtctctgcctcccaagtgctgggattaaaagtgtgcaccatctgGCACGaggataattttatggttggaggtcactacaacatgaggaactagcTTCCAGGGTCTGCACCAGGAAGAAAGGGATGGGGGCTGAGGAGGCAGGACAGGTGGGCCTAGGGCAAATGGGGTCTGCAGCATGAACAATAACTCAGCCAGGCTCTACACACCATGTGGCAGTGCACACCCTTATTGCGTCTTCTGAACCCCTCTATGTCTCTCCGACCTTAGTGCACAGTGATTTTGAGGTTTGTCAAGTCATTGATAGTGTCAGCAGCTACCTGAGAGGAAGGCAGGATAAAGAGCCTTATTTTACATAATACCCCACGGCTGGGGCATTTGTTGAAAATCAGGGGAAGCCTTTTCCTAAGATCACACAGTGAGTGGTGAGCGGTggggcacctgccaccaagcccagggacctgagttcaattccaaggaCTCACATGGTGTAATGAAAGAACCacccccacaagctgtcctctgacttcagcaTGCCAAAGCATACATAAGCTCAATAAACACGATATAAAAATTaacctttaatctcggcacttgggagacaagtggatctctgtgagttcgaggccagcctggtttgcaaagGGAGTGCCACAACAGCCaaggttgcacagagaaaccctgtctcgaaaaaccaaactaaataaagaaaaagaaacaacaacagacATTGTGAGCTATGACATGTTGATACATGTCTGCAAATATATCTATGAACTGGCAGTAtatacaccctcacacataccTCTCCATGCACAATACACAGCAGCAAAACTATATCCACAGAGAGCTGGGGCGATGGCTCATCGGATAAGAACACTTGTACTTGCAGagtacctgggtttgattcccagcacccacatggaactccacttccaggggatccaacatctgCTTCTGACCTCATTGGGCACCGGACgagcacacagtgcacagacatacatgtgagcaaaCAGTCATACACAGAAGATGAATAAATCTATTTGGGGGGATGAATTATATCTCTGTATACCTGTCCATACCTATGTACCATCTGGCCACATCTCTGCACACCCTACCTGTGAGCCCTACGTCCTTGCTCTACATCCGCCTCACAAGTAGGCAGCTACGAACCTGGCCAATGAAGAGCTAGAGAAAACATCCATAGAAGCTGTacggtgtacacacacacacacacacacacacacacacacacacacacaccactgcactCACCTTAACTTACAGTCTCATGTGCCAagttcccagctcccatcctcctctctctttgATCCCCATTTCCCTCACCTCTGGGGACTGTGTCTCTGAGTCAGTCACCATTCTCTGTGCTGTCTGTCCTGTCCTTCCTCTTCTGAGAGCCCTGGGGTCCCTTGGGGAGGTTGAGTCCTCTTGCCTGTGGTGGGCAGAAAGCGATCTGCTGAGTCATGCTCCCAGGGTAGCTCCCTACACCATGCTCTGTTCTTAGAAGCCATGTGAGGGTGCAGATGGCCCACCCCTCACACAAAGACATCTGGTACATAGAGCCATGGGTAACCTTGGCATAGATTCCAGGGCCCCTTTGTCCCTTCATCAGGAGAGAGCTATGGTTGCTGTTACCCTACCtgcttctgtttattctctgaccttgtgagacagagtcctgtgtagcccaagctggcctggggTGCTCTGGgttgtagctaaggatgaccttgaacttttctgATCCTCTTTCCCACACCTCCAGAGGGCAGGATCACAGGTACACAGTCCCACGCCCTGAGAGATCTACTTCTGAcccaggagcagggcagcggcACCTAGAGCAGAGGCTGGCATCCACTGGGTATGGCTCCTCGAAGTGTAAGAGGGGAAATCATGGCCTAGGCGGGTGCAGGGGCTTGACTGAGGTCCCTGGGCATAGCAGCCAGGGGACTTCCCGAATGCTGATGGTGATGGGGACAGGAAATCGGCACGAGAGAGCTCCGGGAAATGGAGGTCCCACCTCCTGCTAGGAACTCCCCTGATGCCAAGACAGGACGCCGAGCCTGCCAGGCATCATCCTTCATTAATATGATATGACTTCCTGAgttccctctgctcttcctgggAACCAGAGACTATGACAGGGACCACATGGCCCTCAGGCCTGCCTCCCTGCTTCGGGCTCTCCACCCCCCAGAGCAGAGCTGGGTGGTCCTTAGGGATCCCCAGAGCGCCTGGGACTGGGGATCCATCCTGTCGGAAACTAGGGATACCAGCTGGGTGGCAGCTGGCCAGGGGTGATAGGAAGATGTGGTCATGGGGGTGGGACGCAGAGGGCAAGGCAGAAGCCGCCTGAAGTCTAGCCTTGGTGTCAGGAACACTCCTGCCCCTGAACATGAAACAGTTCTGAGCAGGCTTTTTCCCTGCTACAAGGCATGCCTGGGGTGGGTGAGAGGCTGGCCACACTCAACCACATGCCTGGGGGCGGGAATTAGTGGGACCCATGCCATGGAGGAGGAGACTGGAGCAAACCAGCCTTCTGTCCTTGCCTGGTACCATCATGCATCAGGAAGATGGTCACACTGGTATAGAAACGAAAGTCAAATGGCTTTGAAATCTTTTTACTAAATGTCTCCCTGAAAAACAAGAGGTCACACCTGGGTAGGCTGGGCACAGAATTTCAATGCTAACATACTgtggacagagacaagagaattgctgagagtttgaggccagcctgggctacacagtgagaactcaCCTCACATAAACgaacaagaacagaaaacaaaacaacactgggcttgctgccaagtagaagacctgagttttgtcCCCAAGACCCTTAaggcaggaggggagagagagagagagagagagagagagagagagagagagagagagagagagagaactcctgcaagctgtcttctgagttctacatatGCACCGTGGCATGGGTGCacccacacagaaacatatacatacatacatatgtatatacgtacacatatatatgcatcatttttttaaagtttaagatCATTTTTGGTCACACagagaattagaggccagcctaggccacatgagatcttgtctcaaaaacagcagaACAAGAAGTACAGATAAAAGAGCCACAAagggccaagtggtggtggcgcacacctttaatcccagcacttagaaggcagaggcaggcggatgtctgtgagttcaaggccagcctggtctacaaaacaagttctaggacagccagggctacacagagaaaccctgtctcaaaaaaacaaaacaaaacaaaaagccaccaAGGGTGACTGGGGGGTCTCCAAGGTCCCTTTTGTCCCTCAGCAGTGAGACGACAGGAACTGTGCGGTCAGGGAGAACAGCTGGACTGACAACTGGCCTGAGGGAGGATGAGCACAGCCTTGTGTGTGGGATCAGTGCTGGAGCCTGGGGTGGCCATCCGTGTCCAAGTGTCATGGCTGGAGGTCAGTGTCATTAGCCCTGGCCTAGGGCCTGGAAGTGCTGTGGTGAGAAGCAAGAGGTCACCAAAGCCCTGTAAACTGGAGATGGCGTCCCAACACAGGACTCGGGGGCCCTGGGATGAGGTCTGGCCAGGCTGCCTCCTTCCTCAACTCCTGGAAGGAGTGAATTGCGTTCAGGGACCAGGGCTCTCTGTGATGTCTGGAAAACACTACATCATGGAGGAATTTCCTGATCATTTCTCAATCCCAGGGCCAGGCCCTAACCCCAGGGCCTGAAGCCCAGAATAGCTCCCACAGGCCACTCACAGACAGTTCAGGCCACAGTTAAGCTGGAGAACCACTCAGTACTAGGgtctgcctggctcccacagggGCGCTGAACCCCAGTGACATGAACAGGGACTTCTACctgaatagacacacacacatagagacacacacacagagacacacacacatagagacacacacagagacacacacacaggcacacacacagatacacatacgcagagacacacatacacagacacacacacacacacacagagatacacacacagagatacacacagatacacacacagacacacacagacacacatacacagagacacacacacacagagacaacacacagatacacacacagatacacacagacacacatacacagatacacacacacaaatacacacagacacacacagagacacacacagacacacagacacacacacagacacacatacagacacacacagacacacacacagacacacacacacagacacacacacataaagacacacacagagacacagagacacacacacagacacacacaaagagacacacagagacacacacacagatgctaGAGGGTGGAAAACAGCAGAGGCTGAGTGTGGGGTGGTGGCAGCAGGTGACACGGGGGTGGGTAGGGATTGTTTGAGGAGGGGACTGGGCAGAGGCAAGGGATGGATGCTCAGAGAAGGGGATGGGGTACAAGCCAGGGAAAGCAGGCAGGGAGCCCAAGGGGGCCTCTGGAGACCAGCACAGGGGAGGAGGGCGGGgtggagaggaaatgaaaaaaagctGGGGCAGCAGGCAAGATGAGGAGGAGGGCGGGCCCTAGGAGGGAGAAGCTGACAGAGACCTACACAGACCCGCAGACAGGAGACTGAGGGGCCGGACcggcagagaaggcagaagtgCTGAAGGGTCCGGAAAGCAGAAATGTAAAAGGGTGGGCAGAGAAGTgtggagggagggactggggaTAGTGGGAACTCAAGTGTACAAGGGGACGAGGGAGAAACAtcaggagaaggaagggcagaaacaGGAAAGTGACAAGCACTAGAGAAGACAAAACACAAGACCGAGAAGCACTCGGGAAACTGGGGACCGACTGGCAGATCCTGGTTGCTGTGACGACTGTGGCCAGCAGTGGACATCCTGCTACCATACTCACCCACCTGCCACCCCTGGGTGTCAGAGAGTGGCAGGGCATGGCAGATTCTTGCCGGAACCTCACCTACGTGCGAGACTCGGTAGGACCTGCCACCAGCACCCTGATGTTCGTGGCCGGCGTGGTGGGCAACGGGCTGGCACTGGGCATCCTGGGTGCGAGACGGAAGTCACACCCATCGGCCTTTGCTGTGCTGGTCACTGGGCTGGCGGTGACAGATCTTCTGGGCACGTGCTTCTTGAGCCCTGCAGTGTTTGTGGCCTATGCTCGAAACAGCTCCCTGCTGGGCCTGGCCCATGGTGGTTCGGCACTGTGTGACACTTTTGCCTTTGCCATGACTTTCTTTGGCCTGGCCTCCACGCTCATTCTCTTTGCCATGGCTGTGGAGCGATGCCTGGCACTTAGTCATCCTTACCTGTACGCCCAGCTGGACGGGCCACGCTGTGCCCGCTTGGCCCTGCCTGCCATCTACGCTTTCTGTtgcctcttctgctctctgccccTGCTGGGTCTGGGCGAGCATCAGCAGTACTGTCCCGGGAGCTGGTGCTTCATCCGTATGCGTTCCACCCAGCCTGGTGGCTGTGCCTTCTCCCTGGCCTATGCCAGTCTCGTGGCCCTGCTGGTGACTTCCATCTTCTTCTGCAACGGCTCCGTCACTCTCAGCCTCTGCCACATGTACCGCCAGCAGAGACGTCACCATGGCTCATTGGTGCCGACCTCTCGGGCTCGGGAGGACGAAGTTGACCACCTGATTCTTCTGGCCCTCATGACAGGCATCATGGCTGTGTGCTCCCTGCCTCTCACGGTGAGTGTCTATTGGAACTGATgtgcaggaggaggggaggagggcagcTCTGTTCTTCATCTGTCATGCCCACTTGGCAGATGTGGAAACCGAGGCTCAAAAAGGGTGAGACAGTAACTGTGTGCTCCACCCAATAACTGACCACTTTAAGAAGTCTCCCCGCTTTTTTCTCCACTAgatgtccccctcccccagtccttAGCTGTCCCCTCTCAGCCCCGCTTCCCAACCAAACACACCATTATGGAGAGAACAGGATCCACACAATTCATGAACACTTGCTTTCTGCCAACACAATGCTTAATGGCTTCCAAATGCCTCTTCAGATAAATTTCAAGTTGACCTTACACAATCATTTCAGAAGCACCAGGCAGGAAATGACACCAAAGTCCCATCCTCTTTTACAGGAGGATGATAGCGTGTGTTGCCCACGATCACACAAACGGAGCCTCCATCCTGCTCTCTTCTAACCATACAACCACGAGCTCCCATTCTCTGAGCCCAGACCCCACCCTTGTCTTCCCCACCCTTTTAGCTTCCCACTCTCGCTGCTACCCACAGTGTGCTGTCCCTCCCACTACAACAGCCAGTGCTGGTGATACACTCTAGTCACATTTCTATGCTGGGTCTCAGAATGGGTACTGGGATGGATTTGGAGAGTTTAAACCTTCTGAGAGCTAACTGTGGCTGCCAAACCCACCCCAAGGGTGGCTTTACATGAGGTTTGGGGAGCCCTAAAGGGCTTAGGCACCTGTGAGGGTTGGGGGAGGTCATCTTAGCTGCAAAGGGTGGGTCTGGTAGATGGGGTAGCCTTTGCCCCAGCCCCGTCTTTCCTCTGCCTGCCTTAGCTGTTTCCTGGGGGCTTTTCTGTCTGCTGCTCTCCGGATGCAAGCACACATTGCCAATCCAGTCTACGTCTTTCTTCATCGTATCTCATTTCCTTCCCCTCCGACCTGCCACAACTCCTCATCCCTGTGGGCATGAAGCGGGAGGCAGGGTACAGGGATGAGGGAGGACAAACCCATGATGCATCTGCCCTGCCCCTCAGATCCGAGGCTTCACCCAGGCCATTGCCCCGGACAGCAGTGAGATGGGGGACCTCCTCGCCTTCCGCTTCAATGCCTTCAACCCCATCCTGGACCCCTGGGTCTTCATCCTTTTCCGAAAGGCTGTCTTCCAACGCCTCAAGCTCTGGTTCTGTTGTTTATGTGCCCGTTCTGTCAATGGGGACTTACAGACAACCCTTTCCTGGCCCTCATCGGGGAGAAGAGACCCACTGGCTCCCACTGCTCTCCAGGCTAAGGAAGGGAACTGGGTGCCCCTGACATCCTGGGGCACCGGGCAGGTGGCACCATTGACTGCTGGGCCTCTGTCTGGGGGCGATAGCTGCTCTGTGGGAAAGCCAtccaaaagagaagccatggttGCTTGCTCCCTCTGCTGACATCTAAGCTGGTCCTGCATGCCAGCCTGGGCCTGGTGTCATAGGATCAGAAGCCAGAAGATCAGGGACTCAACTGATGATGGTGGGAGCCACATATCTAATCCCCAAAGTCTGGGAGTGTctgctgctgttttccttctttgggatggAGGCTAGAGGCCTTGGGAAGAGGGCGAGGGGTGCTGGAGGCACGTTCTGTAGCTCTCAAGAAAGATTCTCTCAAAATAACTGGGGCCTGGCCGGGCTGCTCTGGCCCTGAGCTCTCCCATCCATCTCACTGTCCAAATATTTAGGGAGCAGAAAAGTTTCCAGTGGCTTCTGTGGACTCCAGTGTGCTGGGGTTAGAGTCTCTGCTCTCCACTTCCACCAAAGGGACCCCTGGATGCCTACCCCGGGTCCCCAGGGGACACACAGTCATGCCCTGTCCCAAGCCATTCCAGCAACCTTTCTCAGAACCGTTCCTGCCCTCCTCCATTTCCCATCTGCTATCTGACTTGGGGGTCCTGAACCGCAAAAGGAAGTGAAAAGGGAAGGCCACTGCTCTGTCGATGACATTACTGGACACGTGTCTGGCACAGAAATGGCCTGAGAAACACCACAGCTTGGGAGACTTATGCCATGTGAACTCGGGGAGCGGGCAGGGCGCAAGCCAGAGATGGTGCTGATGCATGTCCCCAGCCTGTCTCTCCATCCTGGAACAGACAACTGCCTCCTTTTAGAACTGGACCTCAACTCACCATCTTCGGGACTGCCACAAAGATTTCACTCATTCACTCAGCAAACTCCTGCAGGAGCCTGAAGGCAGCAGGCATCCACTCTCCCGGGCCTCCAAGCAAAGAAGCCAGGGAGCCTGGGAAGGAGTTGACTAGCatgaagggaagtgagtcagtcagagggagggagggtgaacaGAGATGCTCCTCACTGCTGCCCTGGTTCCCATTTCTCAGCTACTCCGGTCATTCACCCTCCCACTCCATCTGCTTGGCAGTATATTAACCATATTAACGGAGCCTTTCCGGGGAAGCGGGGACCAAAGCCCAGAGAGGCCAATCTCCTAGCCTGGTCACACAATGGAAATGTGGAGTAGTCTATGTCTATCGTTTTCTTAGGCCTctctctatgcctcagtttccttttcattATTATCTGACAGGGATGCTGTGAGGATTGAAtgacaccctccccccaaaaaagagcaACTAGCACAGGACCTGGAAGGAAGTTGCTGTCAATATTGTCATATGGGCAAGCACAATTAGAAAACAAAGGATTTAACTTTTCTTACCCCTAGTAAATATGTTTCTGATCACtttcaggaagaggcaggagtgTCAGGAAAGGTGGAAACAGGTAAGCTGGGTGTAGAGGTGCAGGCCTGCGATCCCAGCATGCGTGTGCTCAGGCAGGAGGGgtgcagttcaaggtcatccccaagTATTACAGAGGgcgttcaaggtcagcctggggtatTTGAGACTCGGTCTCCAAAACCAAGTAACAACagataaaatcataaaacaagctgggcatggtggtgcacacttgggaggcagaggcaggcagatctctgagttcaaggccagcctggtctacagagcaagatccaggacagccaggactgttacacagagaaagcctgtctcgaaaagccaaaccaaataaacaaacaaacaaaatcataaaaccaACTAGGCTGAGGTGATCGGTCTGAAGGTACTAGAAGGTACAGTATGTCAATAGTTGCTGACAGTAAATGGCCTAAACACCATTGAATCTATAATTGTCTGTGAACAGTAAATGGTtaaaatggtcatttttatttaCGGGTATTTTAACAGAATAAAGAAGTATAATGctcaaaaataatgaaagcttCTAGAAACGTTCATGCTATTTtcttagatgtgtgtgtgtgtgtgtgtgcacgcacatgtgctcgggtgtgcatctgtgcatcttTGCAtgttcagaagccagaagagggttctgGACTCCTTGGGGCTGGAGCTACGGGTGCTTTGGAACACCCAGCTTGCCTTGCGGGTGCTGGGATCTGGAGCTCATGATTGCACTGCTGGGGCTTTCACTCACTGCACCACCATCCCAGAGCACTTTAAACAtctttagatagggtctcatggagcccaggctagtctggaacttgcCAGGTAGCAGAGGATAAACTTattcctgatccttctacctccctaggctggagttataggtataGGTCACCATACCTAGCTTCAAATCAATGCCAGCAGAGTAACAGTATATTAGTTGAGGTTATTAATAAAAAGTCAGCTGGCTCGGTGgtaccacatgcctttaatcccagctcttggaagacagaggcaggtggatctctgtgagttcgaggccagcttgatcaagttccaggacaggaggttacagagaaaccctgtcttgaacaaaacaaaacaaaaaggtcagCTGGGCACAGGGGCTTGCACCTATAgtctcagtgctggagaggttgagCTAATTTAGACTATACAGGAAGGCACTGTCTAAGAACAAAGGAGcaaagcatggtggtgcacacctgtgggtTCGGTTTTGGCAGTAGAGTAGGAGGTCCAGGTCTATCCCCAGCAACGGAGAATGTAAGGCCAGCTCTGGCTTAAAAGAATGTggttcaaggggctggagagatggctcagaggttaagagcattgcctgctcttccaaaggtcctgagttcaattcccagcaaccacatggcggctcacaaccatctgtaatgaggtctggtgccctctactggcctgcaggcatacatgtaggcagactattgtatacataataaataatattttaaaaaatcatttaaaaaaagaaaaaaatcattaaaaaaaagaagtgaatcaATCTTCAGAACTGGGTGGAGGCGGGGGCTTTCCTGCTCAGGGGTGGAGTGTGCATTTCACAAGTGTGAGCCTTGGGTGTCAACACCTAGCACCCTAGAAGATGGAAAAAAGATCACTTAAACTTTGCTTCCTCCCCCACCGCTTTCTGACCCCTTTCAGTGCCACGATGGCAGCCTGCCAGGATATACCTGCATCTACCCTCTCACCCATCTTGACCTGTCTGTTGTGATGCTGGGGACACGCCAGTGACAGACACAGCCCTGATTCTGCTCTCCTGGGGCTCACAGCCCTGTGTTCATGTGGTCAGGGCTTGGGAAGGGCAGAGGGACAGCAGTGAGGGCTTGAAGGTCACCGGTGACTGCACTGGGCTAAGGATTTAGGAAGCAATCCAGCCGAGTAGCAGGGAGTGTTTGTTTTAAGTTCTGACTTTGAGATCCAATGCCTCACTGGTTTCTCGGGCCTCTCATGTGTTACTAATTCGTCATACTTTCCCTTGGGTCCACTGTGAGCCAGAGGCTACTCAGTGTCTGATGGAGCAAAAAGAACACAGCCTTGGCCCTACTTTGCTCACAGTCCAGAGGGACAACGACTGAATAATCACATCAATATGTGCTAGAGGAAGCATCTTACACATGAAATTACAAGTTGTGCTGTGGACAGACAGAACATTGGACATGGATGTGTGGGGAAGAAAAGTCCCAGGCACCTGTTGGGAGTGAGTCTGTTGCCATTTCATAACATGTACAAAGTAGCGCAGTCAATTCACCCCAGAACCCTCTCTCATCCTCCCCCACTCTGCTGACTCCCTTCTCCCAATTAACCCTTCAACTTCCATGTCTTTGACTTTATTAATGATAAAACTTCTCTATTCATTTCTTTACAAGTCTTTTACACTtactttgtgtgtgcgtgcgtgtgtacatATGCCACAGTGAGCACACAGacgtcagaaaacaactttcaggAACCAATTCTCTCTCTACTATGTcagttccaggaattgaacttaggtttcaggcttggtggcaagcacctttatctgctgatccatcttgccagccctctttcttttcttcctagcaCTGAACTGACAACACGTACAAGCTGGGCGTATGACAAATACCTGaagctggaggctagcctaggttacatagcaagatcttgtctcaagaaaatcaAAGGCagtctggggatgtggctcagctggtagagttgCTGACTTAGCATGctcaaagccctgggctccatctccagtACCTtttgaagctgggtgtggtggtacaggtttgtaatgccagcactcaaggtagaggcaggaacatcaggagtttaaggtcatcttcagttGCATAGtcagttctagaccagcctggggtacatgagaccctctctcaaaccaaaccaaattaaataaaaagtagctgggtggtggtggcatctgcctttaatcccagcacttgggaggcagaggcaggtaggtagctctctgagtttgaggcctgcctggtctacagttccaggatactcagggatatacagagaaaccctgtctcaataaaacaaacaaatacataaatgacattttaaaaaagcagcacaCCACTAAGTTCTGGAAACGTGACTCAGAGGGAGATGGCTTGCTTCCCATGCGCATGACCATGGGTTCCTTGCCCAGCACAGAAAGGGACAGTTAAACAACAGACTACAGACAGGGCTGTGACCTGATAGGAATAGCTCCACAGTGACCCAGAACCTATGGGGAGCTGACTAAGGTCGTGTAGAACAGAAGTTACAACTCTCTAGGAgcatgatggatggatggaatctGTGGAGGCAGCGGCCACTCAGTCATTAGCATCTTCTAGTTGTGGCTGTACTGTAGAGAGAACAGATGCGCATCAGGAACAGCAGGAGCCATGCTGAGAAGGAAACCAGTGAGGCCAGAGAGTGAGCCTAGCCAAGGCGAACATGTGCTTCAGCTCCAAGGCCAGTCACACCACC is part of the Arvicola amphibius chromosome 8, mArvAmp1.2, whole genome shotgun sequence genome and encodes:
- the Ptgir gene encoding prostacyclin receptor, which produces MADSCRNLTYVRDSVGPATSTLMFVAGVVGNGLALGILGARRKSHPSAFAVLVTGLAVTDLLGTCFLSPAVFVAYARNSSLLGLAHGGSALCDTFAFAMTFFGLASTLILFAMAVERCLALSHPYLYAQLDGPRCARLALPAIYAFCCLFCSLPLLGLGEHQQYCPGSWCFIRMRSTQPGGCAFSLAYASLVALLVTSIFFCNGSVTLSLCHMYRQQRRHHGSLVPTSRAREDEVDHLILLALMTGIMAVCSLPLTIRGFTQAIAPDSSEMGDLLAFRFNAFNPILDPWVFILFRKAVFQRLKLWFCCLCARSVNGDLQTTLSWPSSGRRDPLAPTALQAKEGNWVPLTSWGTGQVAPLTAGPLSGGDSCSVGKPSKREAMVACSLC